GGCGGCGGGCACGGTCCCGGCCGCGGCGGATTCCCTGGCGAGGAAGGTGCCGAGCTCACCGATGGTGCTCATCAGCGGGGCGGGGAACACGATGGTGGTGTTCTTGTCGACACCGAGTTCGACGAGGCTCTGAAGGTTGCGCAGCTGCAATGCGAGCGGGTGCGCCATCATGGTGTCCGAGGCATCGCCGAGCGCTGCCGCGGCCAGTGATTCACCTTCGGCGCTGATGATCTTGGCGCGCTTCTCGCGTTCTGCCTCGGCTTGCCGGGCCATCGCGCGTTTCATGGCCTCGGGCAGCTGGATGTCCTTCAGTTCCACCAAGGTGACTTCCACGCCCCAGCCGAGCGTGGTGATGTCGAGGATCCGGCGGATGTCGAGATTGATGCTGTCGGTCTCGGACAACGTCTCGTCCAGCGTGTGCTGGCCGACGACCTTCCGCAGGGTCGTCTGGGCGATCTGATCGATCGCGGCGTAGACGTTTTCGATCGCGACGACGGACTTCGTTACGTCGATAACCCGGAAATAGGCGACTGCCGAGACGTCGAGGCTCACATTGTCGCGGGTGATGATGCCCTGCGACTGGATGGGCATTGTGACAATCCGCAGCGGCACCCGGCGCAGCACGTCGACCACCGGGATGATCAGCCGCAGCCCGGGCTCGCGGACGCCGAGCACCCGGCCGAGCCGGAACAGGACACCGCGTTCGTACTGTTTGACGATCCGCACCGCGGATGCCAGCAGGATCACCAGCGCGGCGATGACCACGATGATCACGACAATGTTCATGGCGCTCCAGAAAACGCTCGCTGCGACAGGCCGCGGGTGAGCCGGCACCCGCGGGGGAAACGCGTGCCGGCCGGATGGGTGACGCCTCAGCCGACGAGCGTCACCTGGTTGTCGACCGCGGTCACGCCTGTGGCGAACCAGGCGGCCTGTTCGGCTTGACGGCGTTCGGTCGAGGAGGAGGCCGTACCCGTCAGGGTGACCTGGCTTCCGGTGACCTCGACCTCGACGTGCTGGGCGCCCGACGGCGCATGCCGCCGCAGGGCCGCGGCGATCCTGCCCTGGGTTTCGGCGGGAGTGACCTCCGCCGAGGGCTTCACCACGATCAGGTTTCGTACCCCGCTCACCCCGGGCAGCATGGCGATCGCGTGCCGGGCGGCTTCGCGCTGATACTGCCAGGCCACCGAGCCCCGCAGTGTGAGCACGTGATCCTGGACCTCGACCTGCACCGACCCGCGCGGTATCACGACCGTGCGGCGGTCGAAGACGATCGCGGCTTCGCGCGCAAGATCCGCGTCCTGCGGGATGCCGCCCTTGTGCTGGACGACGATCTGGTCGCCGGTCACGGTCACGCCGTGGACGCGGGTCGCCGCGCGAAGGGCTTCTTCCTTCTCGGGGTAGGTCCCGACGGTGCCGGTCAGCGTCGCCGCGCCATCGGTGACGGCCACTCCGATCTGTTCGGCGTCGACGCTGGGAGTCCAGACCAGCTCATCGGCGATAGCGTTCTGGAGCTCATGATCGGCCCTGTGCTGGGTCTGTGTCATCCGCCGACCGTGCGCCCTCCCGCGCTCCGCGGGTAGAGTCATCCGACCTTCCCGAGGGTGCCGTTCAGCAGGCGTAGCGTGAACCTGTGGCCGACGAAGCACAGCCCGACCCTCGGGTGATCAAGGTCTTCCTGGTCGACGACCACGAGCTAGTGCGCCGCGGCGTGGCCGAGATCCTGGACGACGAGGACGACATGACGGTGGTCGGCCAGGCATCTGGCGTCGCCGCCGCGCTGGCCCGGGTACCGGCGTTGCGCCCGGACGTCGCGGTGCTGGACGTGCGGCTGCCGGACGGCAACGGCGTCGAGCTGTGCCGCGAGCTGCGTGCCCGCCTACCGGGCCTGCACTGCCTGATGCTGACGTCGTTCACCGACGAACAGGCGATGATCAACGCCATCCAGGCCGGCGCCGACGGTTACGTGATCAAGGACATCGAGGGCCTGCGGCTGGTCGACGCGATCCGCCGGGTCGGGGCGGGGGCGAAGCTGCTCGACGACCGGGCCGTCGCGGCGCTGATGGCCAATCTCCGTGCCGGCGACGGGAAACCGGGGCCGCTGACGGGTCTCACCGAGCAGGAACGCACCCTGCTGGACCTGCTCGGGGAAAGCCTGACGAACCGGCAGATCGCCGAGCGGATGTTCCTCGCGGAGAAGACCGTGAAGAACTATGTGTCTCGGTTGCTGACCAAACTGGGCCTGGAGCGGCGAAGCCAGGCGGCGGTCCTGGTCACCGTGGTGCACGAGGAGGAACGCGGTCGAGCCGGCTAGCGACGGCGCGGAAGGGGCGCTCGTCGCTGGTCACGACGTCTTCCAGGTCGGCCCGCGCCCCCTGGTGCACCGGCGCGCCGTGCCCCAGCCGCAGCATGATCTGCGGCCAGAGACCACCTCCGAGCAGCTGCCGGAGCTCTCGCCGCAGCGTCATCGGCGCCACGACCTGGGGCAGGAACGACGCGGAAAGACCCGCGGCGGTGGCGGTCAACAGCACTCGCTGCAACGCCTGACCGGCCTGGAGCCGGGACAGCGGAACGTCGTTCAGGGAGCCGATGACCACGAGCAGCCGATCGGGCTCGACGTCGAGATCCGACAGCCGGGCCTCGGATCCCGGCATCGCCTGATCGTCCTGCCAGGCGCGCCGCAAGATCTCCCGCAGCTGCGGCTGCTGCGCCGGGGACACCGTGGCGAGCCAGGCTCGCTCGATCTCGGCCGCGCGACGGAGTTCCCTTTGAACCGAAGGATCTACGGTGGCGGGGGTGAAGGGCGCCCGATTGCTCCGGCGGAGCGAAACGGCGTCCGCGAGCCGCTGATCGACCGGCGCGGCCGGGTCCCGGCCGTGTGGCCGCACGACGGCCAGCAGCTCCGGCCGGCCCGCATCCGGGAGCAACCGGACGTCTGGATAACACCCCTGTGCCCGGATCGCCAGCCGGAGGTTCAGCAGCGCGGCACCGCAGTCCAGGAGCTGGTCCCGGTGTCCGGAGCCGGCGTCCCACGCCACGGGGACGGGGTCCGCGTACAGCTCGATGGCCTCCGGCGTGCAGCGGAAACGCCACGGCCGCCCGCCCGCCAGCGGTGGCGGGGTGGTCGCCGCGAGCAGCACAGAGCGCACCTGCTCCAACGTCAGGTGTCCGACGGGCATGACCCCGGTTTTCATACGGCGGCTCCGGATCCGGTCTATCGAGTGGCTGATTGGTGGTGCCGGTCCACCATCCGCCCCGCCGGACGCAGGGGCCTAGTGCCGAAGGTCGCCCGGCGAGCGGACAAGGTCGTCGGCTGCGAACCCGAGACGGCCCCGCCGAACCGCCCGCCGGGCGGTAGCCTGTGCCACTGTTACGACATGACCGACGTCGACGGCCGCGGCCCGCCCGGAGCCGATGACGCGCGGAACTCGATCGACGAGGCCATCTCGGTCCGCTCCCGGATGGACGCGCTGCTGGCGGCTGTGCTCGCGGTTTCCTCCGGTCTGGAGCTCGACAAGACCCTCGACCGGATCGTCACCGCCGCCCGCGAGCTCGTCGGCGCGCGGTACAGCACTCTTTCGCTCCTCGGTGACGACGGGGCGACGACCGCGTTCGTTGCCGCGGGTGTCGATGGCGTCACCCCGGCGCTGATCGGCCCACCCATGCGGACTTTCCTCGACGTTCCGCTCCTGGCCCGCGGCCGGGTGCTCGGCCGGTTGTCCCTGGCGGAGAAGGAAGACGGACAGGGCTTCACCGGCGACGATGAGCGAGTGGTCGTGGCGCTGGCGGCCGCCGCCGGTAT
The sequence above is a segment of the Amycolatopsis sp. 2-15 genome. Coding sequences within it:
- a CDS encoding slipin family protein yields the protein MIIVVIAALVILLASAVRIVKQYERGVLFRLGRVLGVREPGLRLIIPVVDVLRRVPLRIVTMPIQSQGIITRDNVSLDVSAVAYFRVIDVTKSVVAIENVYAAIDQIAQTTLRKVVGQHTLDETLSETDSINLDIRRILDITTLGWGVEVTLVELKDIQLPEAMKRAMARQAEAEREKRAKIISAEGESLAAAALGDASDTMMAHPLALQLRNLQSLVELGVDKNTTIVFPAPLMSTIGELGTFLARESAAAGTVPAAKAPETAAIVPAASATNGSAAPGEL
- a CDS encoding BON domain-containing protein, yielding MTQTQHRADHELQNAIADELVWTPSVDAEQIGVAVTDGAATLTGTVGTYPEKEEALRAATRVHGVTVTGDQIVVQHKGGIPQDADLAREAAIVFDRRTVVIPRGSVQVEVQDHVLTLRGSVAWQYQREAARHAIAMLPGVSGVRNLIVVKPSAEVTPAETQGRIAAALRRHAPSGAQHVEVEVTGSQVTLTGTASSSTERRQAEQAAWFATGVTAVDNQVTLVG
- a CDS encoding response regulator: MIKVFLVDDHELVRRGVAEILDDEDDMTVVGQASGVAAALARVPALRPDVAVLDVRLPDGNGVELCRELRARLPGLHCLMLTSFTDEQAMINAIQAGADGYVIKDIEGLRLVDAIRRVGAGAKLLDDRAVAALMANLRAGDGKPGPLTGLTEQERTLLDLLGESLTNRQIAERMFLAEKTVKNYVSRLLTKLGLERRSQAAVLVTVVHEEERGRAG